The Bacillus sp. Y1 genome has a window encoding:
- a CDS encoding class I adenylate-forming enzyme family protein codes for MKRVGKERNLFTVYGILESSSKNYGQNEALFDLKRAVTYSQLKSDVDKFAVALTKRGVNKGDRVAVSLPNWYETVVIFFAVAKIGAILVPFNPKYKAHEVNHILKNSEPKVIIVSEEFNHNFGLSEVLFVVEEVITVRFCWEGLLSFHEIMNEESINLGEVPIDVDQDVFCILYTSGTTGVPKGVMVTHRSVVQSANTMGVELFYSEKDVLILPAPLFHIFGMAVNLFCAAFTGSRIVLLEKFQPTEMLRLIEQEKVTILNGVPTMFIKLLEAENFDHYNLSSLRTGVVGASPIPPSKVKEIRNRMGINLCQSFGITETVTVTMTPYDDNEKNITETLGKPIPGVELKIVDSNRNALAPGDKGEIAIKSFGTMKGYYKMPEHTAAVIDHENWYYTGDLGTLNNQGYLTFVGRKKEMIIRGGLNIYPQEIESVLARHPKIVESAVVGLPDETLGELVCAVVQLKSGEECTEEEIINYIKNHIALYKVPQKVTFTNKFPVTASGKIQKIKLREEISNSNPTIQR; via the coding sequence ATGAAAAGAGTGGGAAAAGAACGTAATCTATTTACGGTATATGGAATTTTGGAGTCTTCATCAAAAAATTATGGTCAAAATGAAGCATTATTTGATTTGAAAAGAGCAGTCACTTACTCACAGTTAAAAAGTGATGTTGATAAATTCGCAGTGGCTTTAACGAAACGAGGGGTAAATAAAGGGGACCGTGTTGCAGTATCCTTACCCAATTGGTACGAAACAGTTGTTATTTTTTTTGCCGTAGCAAAAATTGGTGCTATCCTTGTCCCGTTTAATCCTAAATATAAAGCTCATGAAGTGAACCATATACTAAAAAATTCTGAGCCAAAAGTAATCATTGTCTCTGAAGAATTTAACCACAATTTTGGGTTGAGTGAGGTACTGTTTGTAGTAGAAGAGGTTATTACCGTCCGTTTTTGTTGGGAAGGACTCTTATCCTTTCACGAAATCATGAACGAGGAATCTATCAATCTTGGCGAAGTACCAATAGATGTAGATCAGGACGTATTTTGCATTTTATATACCTCTGGTACGACGGGTGTCCCAAAAGGCGTCATGGTTACTCACCGTAGTGTTGTACAATCTGCTAATACAATGGGTGTGGAACTCTTTTACTCCGAAAAAGATGTACTAATTCTTCCAGCTCCTTTATTTCACATATTTGGTATGGCAGTTAATTTGTTTTGCGCTGCCTTCACAGGTTCTCGTATCGTTTTATTGGAGAAGTTCCAACCAACTGAAATGCTCCGTTTAATTGAACAGGAAAAAGTAACGATCTTAAATGGCGTACCTACCATGTTTATTAAACTACTAGAAGCGGAAAACTTCGATCACTATAATTTGTCTTCGCTACGAACTGGTGTTGTAGGAGCATCCCCTATTCCACCATCAAAGGTGAAAGAAATTCGGAATCGCATGGGAATTAACCTTTGCCAATCATTTGGAATCACTGAGACGGTTACTGTTACAATGACTCCTTACGATGATAACGAAAAGAATATTACAGAAACACTAGGAAAGCCAATTCCTGGAGTAGAGTTAAAAATTGTTGATAGTAACCGTAACGCGTTGGCGCCTGGAGATAAAGGGGAAATCGCGATTAAGAGTTTTGGCACAATGAAGGGCTATTATAAAATGCCAGAGCATACAGCAGCAGTGATCGATCATGAGAATTGGTACTATACAGGTGACCTTGGCACTCTTAATAATCAAGGCTATTTAACATTTGTTGGTAGAAAAAAAGAAATGATTATTCGGGGTGGACTTAATATTTACCCACAAGAAATTGAGTCTGTACTCGCAAGGCATCCAAAAATAGTAGAGTCTGCTGTTGTAGGTTTGCCTGATGAGACCCTTGGAGAATTAGTATGTGCGGTTGTTCAATTGAAAAGTGGCGAAGAGTGTACCGAGGAAGAAATCATCAATTATATAAAGAACCATATTGCCCTATATAAAGTCCCTCAAAAAGTAACTTTCACAAATAAATTCCCGGTAACAGCAAGTGGAAAAATTCAAAAAATAAAACTTCGTGAAGAAATAAGTAATAGTAATCCTACTATTCAAAGGTAA